The sequence AAAGCATAGACTTAGAAAAGCACTTAATTACAAAACTTCATACGAAGTGTTTTTCAGTGAAATGAGTAAAAGGTTAGCAATTTAATATTAGATGAAAAGTGTACTTGATATTTAGAATTGACGACTATTTTACATAAAAAGTAGGATGGTGCTCACAACTGGACTCGAACCAGTGACTCTTACCTTGTCGAGGTAATACTCTACCAACTGAGTTATGCGAGCAAATTAAGAGTGACATTGTAGCTTATAATCCTTAAAGTAATTTTTCTTGATTTAGGGCAAATATTTATATTTATTTTATGTTTATAGAGTGTATAATTCCAACTACAAAAAAAGTACCCAAAAGGTAGGTTATGCACTTAAGAGAGTTAGAAGAATTAGGATTACAAAATATTGGTAAAATTCATCATAATTTAAGCTATGATGAACTTATACAACATGAACTTGACAACGGTGAGTGTGCTCAGACAAAGACGGGTGCTACTGCGGTTGATACAGGTATCTTTACAGGTCGTAGCCCACAAGATAAGTACTTTGTAGATCGCGATCCATCAAACAAATATATAGCTTGGGGGGACGTAAACAAAAAGGTCTCTGCTGAGATTTTTCAAGAGCTTCTTGAGGTTGCTAAAAAACAACTCTCAGGAAAAGATATTTACGTCACAGATGCTTTTTGTGGTGCCTCTGCAGCATCTAAGAGATCAGTTCGTTTTGTCTCTGAGATAGCATGGCAATCCCACTTTGTAAAAAATATGTTTATCCGCCCAACTAGCTCAGAGTTAGAAGTTTTTAATGCAGAATTTACAGTTCTAAACGCTTGTAAAGCGGTAAATGAAAAATGGGAAGAACATGGTCTAAACTCAGAAGTTTTTGTGCTTTTTGATGTTGAGAATAACATAGCCATTATAGGCGGTACTTGGTATGGTGGTGAGATGAAAAAAGGGATTTTTTCTATGATGAACTACTGGTTGCCACTAGAGGGAAAACTTGCAATGCACTGCTCTGCAAATGTTGGAGAAGATGGAGATACTGCACTCTTCTTTGGGCTTAGCGGAACTGGTAAAACTACACTAAGTACAGATCCAAAACGAGCTCTTATCGGAGATGATGAGCATGGTTGGGATAACCACGGGGTCTTTAACTTTGAGGGTGGATGCTATGCTAAGGTTATAAATCTAGACGCAAAGAGCGAGCCTGAAATATATAATGCTATACGAACCAATGCTCTTTTAGAAAATGTCGTTATGTATGGAGAGGGAGAGGTTGATTATGAAGACAGCTCAAAAACAGAAAATACTCGTGTCTCTTACCCAATAGAACATATAGAGAACCATAAAGAAGACTTGATGGCTGGACACCCGCAAAACATAATTTTCCTAACTGCTGATGCATTTGGGATACTCCCTCCAGTTTCAAAACTTACTAAAGAGCAAGCAATGTACTATTTTTTAAGCGGGTATACTGCAAAAGTAGCTGGGACAGAGAGAGGTGTAACTGAGCCAGTTGCAACTTTCTCAGCTTGTTTTGGGGAGGCTTTTTTGCCACTTCATCCAACAGTTTATGCCAATCTTTTAGGAGAGAAAATAGACAAACACAATGTTCATGTATATCTTGTAAATACTGGTTGGACTGGTGGGGGTTATGGTGTTGGAAAACGCATGAGCATCAAAAATACTCGCTCTTGCATAAATGCTATACTAGATGGAACTATAAAAGATAGTGAGTTTGATACTATTGAAGTCTTTGGGCTTCAAGTTCCAAAAACTCTAGGAGATATAAATCCTAATATCTTAAACCCTCGCAATGCGTGGAGCGATAAAAAACTTTTTGATACTACAAGAGATAGATTAGCAAAAATGTTTATAGAGAACTACACTAAGTACCAGACAGAAGAGCATACAGACTTTGCACCATATGGACCAAAGTTATAGAGTTGAGTTGGAAGTGAGGCTTTAACCTCGCCTTGAGTGGCTTTAAAACTAAAGTTTTAAGCCTTTTGGGCGGGACTAAAGTCCCACTTCCAGAAGAAAACTATAGTTATTTCACAGTCTCTCGTTTTCTAAAGAAACTCAATTCTTTCATTTTCTAAAGAAGCTATTACTTACGCTTTGTGGCTTTTTCCATATAGAGCCACAAAGAACCTCCAAAAACCACTAAAATAATAGGTGCTATCCAAGGTTTTTCGCCAATAAATGAAGCCACTTTTACTAAAACACTTCCAGAGTAGTAGCTGCCAAGTCCAAATGCTAAGGCCCAAACTGCAGCACTAAGAACATTTAAAATTGCAAATTTCCTAAACTCATACTTTGTTAGACCAATAGCAATAGGAATGAGCGTCTTTATGCCATAAACAAACTTTTGCAAAAATATAATCGAAGAACCGTATTTTTTCATTAAAACATGAGCTAGAGCTAACTTTCTTCTATGTTTTCTAAGTCCATCCATCATCATGCTTTTTTGATAGCGAGCCATATAAAAAAGTAAAAAGTCTCCTAGAGAGTTTGCAACAAAAGCTATCAAAATAGACAAAGAGAGATCCATCTCACCTAAAAAAGAGAGAACGCCTGCCCCAATAATCGCTACAAAGCCACCACCTAGTGAGTAGAGAAAAAGTCCTATGTATCCGTATGTGGCTAAGTTGCTAAATGTATCTTCCAAGTTTAATATTCCTTGATTTTATTTCATAAAATAAAGGAAACCTTTATTCTATTTTGTCACGGTATCGGGAATAATCCCGCTACCTACGCTAACGCTGAGTTTCCTTCGGCAGGAAGCCCTCGTCACTTGTGCCTCTTTGTTTAAAGTTGTTTTATTTTAGTGATTTCATCACGAAGTCTTGCTGCTTCTTCAAAGTTTAACTCTTTTGCAGCTTGTTTCATCTTTAGAGATAACTCTTTTACTATGACTTTTCTTTCTGCTGCTGGAATTTTATCCATTTTTTTGTGCTTTTGGTAAATACCACCATGATCTTCAAGTTTTAGGTTAGCATCTAGTTTTCTTATGGTTGTAGTTGGGACGATTCCATGTTTTTTATTGTGTGCTTCTTGTATCTCTCGTCTTGCATTAGTTTTGTCAATTGCTCTTTGCATCGAGCCCGTTATCTTGTTTGCGTATAAGATAACTTTACCATTTGAGTTCCTAGCCCCCCGACCAATAGTTTGAACAAGTGCAGTTTCACTTCTTAAAAAGCCCTCTTTGTCCGCATCTAAGATTGCCACAAGAGAGACTTCTGGTAAGTCTAATCCCTCACGAAGCAGGTTGATGCCGATGAGCACATCAAATTCGCCAAGCCTGAGCGAGCGAATAATTTGGTTTCTCTCTATGGTGTCTATATCTGAGTGCATATACTGAACTTTGATGCCCAAATCTGCTAAGTATTTCGTTAGTGCTTCTGCCATTTTTTTTGTTAAAACCGTTATAAGTACTCTCTCATTTTTTGCAGTTATCTTTTTTATCTCATCATGAATGTCTTCTACTTGGTTATCAGATGGTTTTATCTCTAAGATAGGGTCTAGCAAGCCTGTAGGGCGGATAATTTGCTCAGCTTTTACACTAGAGAGTTCGAGCTCATACTCAGAAGGAGTGGCTGATACAAAGAGGTAAAAGGGGGCTTTAACAATGTACTCATCCGCTTTTAGGGGACGATTGTCTAGCGCTGATGGAAGACGAAAACCATGCTCTACTAAAACCTCTTTTCTAGCTCTGTCTCCTGCGTACATTCCACGATACTGTGGAAGCGAAACGTGAGACTCGTCTACAATGACAAGATAGTCTTTGTGATTTACCGCGAAGTAGTCAAGCAGAGTAAAGGGAGCTTCTCCGGGTTTTTTGTTTGTAAGAAGTCTTGAGTAGTTCTCAACGCCCTTACACATTCCTGTAGTTTGTAGCATTTCAAGGTCAAACTCCACTCTCTGTTTTAGCCTTTGGTATTCTACTACTTTTCCCTCTTTTTGAAAAAATGCAAGCCTATCATCTAACTCTTCTTCTATACGTTTTATCGCTACCGCCATCTTCTCTTGAGAGACACTAAACTGTGAAGTTGCGTAGATAGTAAACCTTTTATGCTCCTCTAATTTTTTGTTATCTATAACATCGATAGTGTACATAGCCTCTATCTCATCGCCAAAAAACTCTATACGCAGAGCTTCTTGCTCAAAGTATGGAGGGTAAACATCCATAGTCTCGCCATTTACTCTGATGTGACCGCTATCAAAATAACTATCGTTTCTGCTGTAACCCATCTCAACGAGACGAAGAAGAAGCTTTTTTTGAGCTATCTCATCTCCAACTTCTAGAGATTGAACCATATTTAGATACTCCTCTGGGTCTCCCAAACCATAGTTTGCAGAGACTGATGCGATGACTATGACATCATCATAAGAGAGAAGATTTGCAGTAGAGGAGAGTCTTAGACGCTCAAGCTCATCATTTATAGCACTATCTTTTTCTATAAAAAGATCTTGCCTTGGGATATAAGCCTCTGGCTGATAGTAGTCATAGTAAGATACAAAATACTCCACATGGTTGTTTGGAAAAAACTCTCTAAACTCACTATAGAGCTGAGCTGCGAGAGTTTTGTTATGAGTCATGATGAGAGTTGGCATTTTCACGTTTTCTATAATACGCGCCATAGTATGAGTCTTACCGCTCCCAGTCACACCCTCAAGGGTTTGGTAGCGGTTTCCATCTAGTATGGACTTACTTAAAACTTCTATAGCTTTTGGCTGATCACCAGCTGGCTGATAAGGAGATACGACTTTAAAATTTGCTTCTTTTTTCATTGATGGGATTATAGCTAAATGGAGATAATAGTAAGGAATTTGGATGTTATATAGCCATTATCATTAGTCTATATGTGAAAGTTAAATACTTTGATAAAAATTAACTAATTATCTTAAAAAATATAATTAAACTTAACATAAAATTAATACTCCACTGCTACACTTTATACTTCAAAATTCCTTGTCATGATTTTAGTTTGGCGACTACAAGAAAGGGAATGTTACGACAAGCACCAATATTGTTTTATTGTTACTTTCATTAATTTAATCGTAAATTATATTTTGGTGTTGTTTTATCAAAACATAAATTAGGAGAAAAATATGACAAAAGTAAATGGTATAAGTTTATCTTTGATTGTTACTACAGCATTTTTAAATGTAGCAAATGCAGATTCAATAGATTTAGGAGATGTTTCCGTAACGGCGACAAAAACAGCAGTTACGACATCTGAATCACCAGCGAGTATTGAAATAATAACTTCAAAAGAGATAGAAAATAAGCAGGTGCAACGAGCAGATGAAGCACTAAAGGATGTAGCAGGTGTATATGTTAGATCAGATGCGGATCATACCCCAAATAGTTGGAGTAATGTAGTTACACTAAGAGGTATTCCTCAATATAGTAGAACTGCTGTATTAGTCGATGGTGTATCAATAAACAACGCCTTTTCTTCTGGAGTAAACTGGTCTAGTATAGCCGTAGAAGATATAGAAAAGATTGAAGTTGTTAAGGGACCTTTTTCATCATTATACGGTGGAAATGCAATGAGCGGCGTTATCAATATCATACGAAAAGAACCGACGAAACAAGAATTCAACATAAAAACAGGGTACGGAAGTAATAATTATAAAAACCTAGAATTATCATATAAAGATAAATTTTTTGATTCTTTAGGCATTAGTGTTAATTACGGACATAAAGAAAGTGATGGATACATAAGTAACCTTGTTATCAAGACACCAAGTAGTGGCATAGGTGGAGTTGATGTGACTGGGCAGCAATTAACTACTGACTATAAAGGAAATGCTAAGTATATTGTGGGAGATAAAGGTGAAAAATCTTGGAAACAAGACAATATTGGAGTAAAAATATTTTATGATATTAATAATAATTCAAAAATAATATTTGATTATAATCATCATGAAGATGAAACAGAATATAATAGTTTCAATACCTACTTAACTGATAGTTCTGGCAATCCCATTTACTCTGGAAGTGTGCAACTTGACGTAGCAAATAAAGCAACACTTTCAGAAAAAGATTTTTTATTCGGTCCAAACGGTGAAACATCTGATAAATTCACAATAAATTATACGAATACATTTAATGATACTATGGATTTAGAGGCTAAGGCAAGTTATATTAAAAATGACTATTGGTATGTCTCTCAAACAACAGGAGCTGTTTCTGAGGGTGGTCCTGGAAAATTTACTGATATACCGAGTCAAAAAACATTTGCATCTGCGCAGTTGAATTTTCAATTGGGTGATTATAATTATATAACTACAGGGATAGATATAACTAGAAATGAGTTGCAAAAAGATATCAATACGTTAACGAATTGGAGAGATTATGATAGCAAAACAACTTTGCAAAGAGAGAATAATGGAGAGAGTATCACAAAAGCGTTCTTTATACAAGACACGATAGATATAACAAAAAATTTGATAGCTTATATTGGCGGAAGATACGATTATTGGGAGACAGAAGGTGATTTTAAAGACTATATAAATGATAATTACACAACTTACGAAAAAAGACATGATTC is a genomic window of Sulfurimonas hongkongensis containing:
- a CDS encoding TonB-dependent receptor, translating into MTKVNGISLSLIVTTAFLNVANADSIDLGDVSVTATKTAVTTSESPASIEIITSKEIENKQVQRADEALKDVAGVYVRSDADHTPNSWSNVVTLRGIPQYSRTAVLVDGVSINNAFSSGVNWSSIAVEDIEKIEVVKGPFSSLYGGNAMSGVINIIRKEPTKQEFNIKTGYGSNNYKNLELSYKDKFFDSLGISVNYGHKESDGYISNLVIKTPSSGIGGVDVTGQQLTTDYKGNAKYIVGDKGEKSWKQDNIGVKIFYDINNNSKIIFDYNHHEDETEYNSFNTYLTDSSGNPIYSGSVQLDVANKATLSEKDFLFGPNGETSDKFTINYTNTFNDTMDLEAKASYIKNDYWYVSQTTGAVSEGGPGKFTDIPSQKTFASAQLNFQLGDYNYITTGIDITRNELQKDINTLTNWRDYDSKTTLQRENNGESITKAFFIQDTIDITKNLIAYIGGRYDYWETEGDFKDYINDNYTTYEKRHDSYFSPKVSLVYLPTKSTTLRTSWGKAFRAPSLSDMYSTWISSSGKVYQSSPNLKPETVTSWEVGFEQKFSTKTQLKATYYENVLYDMMYSTDVSTTLSEKRNAGKAEIKGLEIEVKQAITESINMFANYTYNKTEMIENDSKPASVGKQLTYVPEKQFNIGVSGNTALWNGSIIGSYVDDMYTTDDNTDVIKDVYGAYESYFIVNAKIGYKIQDYLSASLSINNLFDKEYFQSDMTPGRTVYGELSFKF
- the pckA gene encoding phosphoenolpyruvate carboxykinase (ATP) encodes the protein MHLRELEELGLQNIGKIHHNLSYDELIQHELDNGECAQTKTGATAVDTGIFTGRSPQDKYFVDRDPSNKYIAWGDVNKKVSAEIFQELLEVAKKQLSGKDIYVTDAFCGASAASKRSVRFVSEIAWQSHFVKNMFIRPTSSELEVFNAEFTVLNACKAVNEKWEEHGLNSEVFVLFDVENNIAIIGGTWYGGEMKKGIFSMMNYWLPLEGKLAMHCSANVGEDGDTALFFGLSGTGKTTLSTDPKRALIGDDEHGWDNHGVFNFEGGCYAKVINLDAKSEPEIYNAIRTNALLENVVMYGEGEVDYEDSSKTENTRVSYPIEHIENHKEDLMAGHPQNIIFLTADAFGILPPVSKLTKEQAMYYFLSGYTAKVAGTERGVTEPVATFSACFGEAFLPLHPTVYANLLGEKIDKHNVHVYLVNTGWTGGGYGVGKRMSIKNTRSCINAILDGTIKDSEFDTIEVFGLQVPKTLGDINPNILNPRNAWSDKKLFDTTRDRLAKMFIENYTKYQTEEHTDFAPYGPKL
- a CDS encoding DedA family protein, whose protein sequence is MEDTFSNLATYGYIGLFLYSLGGGFVAIIGAGVLSFLGEMDLSLSILIAFVANSLGDFLLFYMARYQKSMMMDGLRKHRRKLALAHVLMKKYGSSIIFLQKFVYGIKTLIPIAIGLTKYEFRKFAILNVLSAAVWALAFGLGSYYSGSVLVKVASFIGEKPWIAPIILVVFGGSLWLYMEKATKRK
- the uvrB gene encoding excinuclease ABC subunit UvrB, with translation MKKEANFKVVSPYQPAGDQPKAIEVLSKSILDGNRYQTLEGVTGSGKTHTMARIIENVKMPTLIMTHNKTLAAQLYSEFREFFPNNHVEYFVSYYDYYQPEAYIPRQDLFIEKDSAINDELERLRLSSTANLLSYDDVIVIASVSANYGLGDPEEYLNMVQSLEVGDEIAQKKLLLRLVEMGYSRNDSYFDSGHIRVNGETMDVYPPYFEQEALRIEFFGDEIEAMYTIDVIDNKKLEEHKRFTIYATSQFSVSQEKMAVAIKRIEEELDDRLAFFQKEGKVVEYQRLKQRVEFDLEMLQTTGMCKGVENYSRLLTNKKPGEAPFTLLDYFAVNHKDYLVIVDESHVSLPQYRGMYAGDRARKEVLVEHGFRLPSALDNRPLKADEYIVKAPFYLFVSATPSEYELELSSVKAEQIIRPTGLLDPILEIKPSDNQVEDIHDEIKKITAKNERVLITVLTKKMAEALTKYLADLGIKVQYMHSDIDTIERNQIIRSLRLGEFDVLIGINLLREGLDLPEVSLVAILDADKEGFLRSETALVQTIGRGARNSNGKVILYANKITGSMQRAIDKTNARREIQEAHNKKHGIVPTTTIRKLDANLKLEDHGGIYQKHKKMDKIPAAERKVIVKELSLKMKQAAKELNFEEAARLRDEITKIKQL